One genomic window of Candidatus Beckwithbacteria bacterium includes the following:
- a CDS encoding tetratricopeptide repeat protein has product MGQSRTIKTSFLTKLLSKKPSSFVVMGIFVVLTIALYAVSLSHEFVLDSIQHIVNNVFVRDLNQTIQKYGFKNPRFLGYLSFALNYELVKLDPFFFQLTNILIHIANAFLVWKLGSAFLSLPLFEKTKFKQDKNWLALLLALLFLLHPLQTQAVNYIIQRFVLLVTFFYLLTFYLFTLSFLAKDKAIRNRLLIATALSIMMAFFSKETAYTLPLMLGIYYLFFIVFDLDFRKLIKYVPIVGVVLGVMWLLFDKAYDIATVFKPQLSPATGVWLNSSTYLFTQFRVLVKYIQLLILPYSQNFDYYFPPSQSLFEPLVLLSLIVLLLIISLAYFLYKQNRLLTFGIAWFFISLLVTSSIIPISDVIVEHRLYLTMFGFALTLVFSVYALVRENMEKTMIIFVPILLLYSGLTLHRNYIWRSDISLWQDVIKKAPQNLRAYNSLATSLIEDGKLNEAKSYLEDIITRNPKYVYGYNNLGTIAEKQSKLDEALMYYQKTLAIDSDNAMALHNIGSIYFKQGNSTEAAKYLDKAEQFIGNNKANANVYVNIGVAKFNEGNYEAAYQSFKTALELEPENTKALNNMGIVYAQKGDLNTAIAYFEKVLKLDPKNRDAQNNLQRALKLKEGN; this is encoded by the coding sequence ATGGGTCAATCAAGAACAATAAAAACCAGTTTTTTGACTAAACTGCTAAGTAAAAAACCTTCTTCATTTGTTGTGATGGGAATATTTGTCGTCTTAACAATTGCATTATATGCTGTTTCTTTATCTCATGAATTTGTTTTAGATAGTATCCAACACATTGTTAACAATGTGTTTGTTCGAGACCTGAACCAGACTATTCAAAAATATGGTTTTAAAAATCCAAGATTTTTGGGATATCTAAGTTTTGCGCTTAATTATGAATTGGTTAAGCTTGATCCTTTTTTCTTTCAACTAACCAATATCTTGATTCATATTGCTAATGCCTTTTTAGTTTGGAAATTAGGCAGCGCTTTTCTTTCTTTACCATTGTTTGAAAAAACCAAATTCAAACAAGATAAAAACTGGTTGGCTTTATTACTGGCTTTACTTTTTTTGCTTCATCCTTTGCAAACTCAGGCAGTCAATTACATTATTCAGCGTTTTGTTTTACTAGTAACGTTTTTTTATTTGCTGACCTTCTATTTATTTACTCTCAGTTTTTTAGCTAAAGATAAAGCTATAAGAAATAGATTGCTTATAGCTACTGCCCTATCCATAATGATGGCATTTTTTTCCAAAGAAACTGCCTATACATTACCTCTTATGTTAGGAATTTATTATCTATTTTTTATTGTTTTCGATCTTGATTTTAGAAAGCTAATAAAATATGTCCCAATAGTAGGTGTTGTTTTGGGTGTTATGTGGCTTTTGTTTGATAAAGCCTATGATATAGCTACTGTATTTAAACCTCAATTATCTCCGGCTACCGGAGTTTGGTTGAACAGTTCCACCTACCTATTTACTCAATTTCGGGTTTTAGTCAAATACATACAACTGTTAATTTTGCCTTATTCGCAAAATTTTGATTACTACTTTCCACCCTCTCAAAGCCTTTTTGAACCATTAGTTTTACTTAGTTTAATAGTTTTACTGCTTATAATCAGCCTTGCCTACTTTTTATATAAGCAAAATCGATTACTCACATTTGGTATTGCCTGGTTTTTTATAAGCTTGCTAGTAACTTCATCAATTATTCCAATTAGTGATGTAATTGTTGAACATCGTTTATATCTGACGATGTTTGGTTTTGCCTTAACTTTGGTTTTTTCCGTCTATGCTCTAGTTAGAGAAAATATGGAAAAAACAATGATAATTTTTGTCCCAATCTTGCTGCTTTATAGTGGTTTAACGTTACATCGTAACTATATCTGGCGCAGTGATATTAGCTTATGGCAAGATGTTATCAAAAAAGCTCCGCAAAACTTACGAGCCTACAACAGTTTGGCTACCAGTCTGATCGAAGACGGCAAACTAAATGAAGCCAAATCATACCTGGAAGATATTATTACTCGTAATCCTAAATATGTTTATGGCTATAACAATCTTGGGACTATTGCGGAGAAACAAAGCAAACTTGATGAAGCACTTATGTATTACCAGAAAACTTTAGCTATTGATTCGGATAATGCTATGGCATTACACAATATTGGATCTATCTATTTCAAACAAGGCAATAGTACAGAAGCTGCTAAATATTTGGACAAAGCTGAGCAATTTATTGGAAACAATAAGGCTAATGCTAACGTTTATGTCAATATTGGAGTAGCTAAATTTAATGAAGGCAATTATGAAGCTGCATATCAAAGTTTTAAAACTGCTTTGGAATTAGAACCAGAAAATACCAAAGCTTTAAATAATATGGGCATAGTCTATGCTCAGAAAGGTGATTTGAACACAGCTATTGCCTATTTTGAAAAAGTTTTAAAACTGGATCCCAAAAACCGCGATGCTCAAAATAATTTACAACGAGCACTTAAACTAAAAGAAGGAAACTAA
- a CDS encoding DNA alkylation repair protein, which translates to MNTYHQELLLEIKQEAKQNPVSSKHTNSYSGTKNYSYPLSNQQRRNIVKRFIKKHSNISVETMIELLNSLYESKSYDEKTMAGMILDTVKHLKSQIKPEYLDVWLNNLEGWSEVDSLCQSKFGAEDFLTYWIDWQKLIKNLAKNNNINKQRASLVLLTKPVRDLKNEQFKYLALEVVKKLKDRREILITKAISWLLRDMIKNYRQEVKNFLILYKDSLPKIAIRETNTKLATGKKT; encoded by the coding sequence ATGAATACATATCACCAAGAATTATTATTAGAAATAAAACAAGAGGCTAAACAAAACCCAGTTTCTTCTAAGCACACAAATAGTTATTCAGGAACAAAAAACTATAGTTACCCCCTATCGAATCAGCAAAGACGAAATATTGTTAAACGATTTATAAAAAAACATAGCAATATAAGTGTTGAAACAATGATTGAACTACTTAATTCGTTATATGAAAGTAAGTCATATGATGAAAAAACTATGGCAGGAATGATTCTTGATACCGTGAAGCATTTGAAATCTCAAATCAAACCTGAATATTTAGATGTATGGCTTAATAATTTAGAAGGTTGGTCTGAAGTGGATTCATTGTGTCAATCTAAATTTGGTGCAGAAGACTTTTTGACTTATTGGATTGACTGGCAAAAACTGATTAAAAATTTAGCTAAAAATAATAATATTAATAAACAAAGAGCGTCTTTGGTCTTACTAACTAAGCCAGTTAGAGATTTAAAAAACGAGCAATTCAAATATTTGGCTTTAGAAGTTGTCAAAAAATTAAAAGATAGACGTGAAATTTTAATTACCAAAGCTATTTCTTGGTTACTTAGGGATATGATTAAAAACTATCGTCAAGAAGTTAAAAACTTTTTAATTTTATATAAAGATAGTTTGCCAAAAATTGCAATTAGAGAAACCAATACAAAATTAGCAACTGGGAAGAAAACTTAA
- a CDS encoding NUDIX domain-containing protein, translating to MINKIGHFMIGVGAIIEHKTTGKILILRRIHDFNNDEWEFGYGRLDHFEGFEQALKREVLEETGMTDLELKKVLRIWHFYRGEKTAHREIFGITFWATTKTSKIKLSPEHSDYKWVTPVEAKNYIKIKGLLNDLEIFLQDKNNLIINISDTEEVIKKY from the coding sequence ATGATCAACAAGATCGGACATTTTATGATCGGAGTTGGTGCTATTATCGAGCACAAAACAACTGGTAAAATTCTAATCCTTAGACGAATTCATGATTTCAATAATGATGAGTGGGAATTTGGTTATGGTCGTCTTGATCATTTTGAAGGTTTTGAACAAGCATTAAAAAGAGAGGTATTGGAAGAAACTGGTATGACTGATTTGGAGCTTAAAAAAGTTTTACGAATCTGGCATTTTTATAGGGGCGAAAAAACTGCTCACAGAGAAATTTTTGGCATTACCTTTTGGGCTACTACTAAAACTAGTAAAATTAAACTTTCACCTGAACATTCTGATTATAAATGGGTCACTCCTGTGGAAGCTAAAAATTATATCAAAATCAAAGGCCTGCTTAATGATTTGGAAATATTTCTGCAAGATAAAAATAATTTGATTATCAATATAAGTGATACTGAAGAAGTTATAAAAAAGTATTAA
- a CDS encoding phospholipid carrier-dependent glycosyltransferase has product MTINKKSLILIALGFVYVLVRLINIQVLPIFNDEALYLNWTRLIISNPAKYWDISLTDGQQLFFFLLTSISWLLGSKYFLLAGRLISVFSGLGALITLYFLGKELGNHKIGLLAALLYLISPFTLFYDRILMRDSFLMFLASLILLWTFKQFKTQKWQFALLNGVILGIALLTKSIAYFFVILYLLSVVILFISNRKKLKKSQLKTLILQSSTVLVVAFFIQALQYISSLTWNIGPKNSIFLLSFAELSKLPLSLWRNNVYSTLLWLLTYYQVPLLILFLFGFYLYAKKQTTSAIILLAWILLPISFEIITAKMYFPRYFLFTFVAFAILIAIGIDHLLNYVKNKFFQISLLILVLIPNLSLDYQLLFDVRHANLPQIEAWQYLEGWPSGYGFDELVTFINTNYLDKNIPIKIFTENETLLSSGLPLYLNKANLYQIEPAFELGKDLPQQLPISITQSTNKALILLHHNQEIPKTWNVAEVKRIPRGDPNQYFLVYQL; this is encoded by the coding sequence ATGACTATCAACAAAAAAAGTTTGATTTTGATTGCCTTAGGCTTTGTGTATGTTCTAGTTCGACTTATTAATATCCAAGTTTTACCTATCTTCAACGACGAAGCTTTGTATCTCAATTGGACCAGATTAATTATCTCTAATCCAGCTAAGTACTGGGATATTTCTTTGACTGATGGCCAACAACTGTTTTTCTTTTTACTAACCAGCATAAGTTGGCTGTTGGGAAGTAAGTATTTTTTACTAGCTGGCAGATTAATTTCTGTTTTTTCAGGTCTAGGAGCCTTGATCACTTTATATTTTTTAGGTAAAGAATTGGGCAATCATAAAATTGGCTTACTTGCAGCACTATTATATCTAATCAGCCCCTTTACGCTTTTTTATGACCGGATTCTGATGCGAGATAGTTTTTTGATGTTTCTGGCCAGTTTAATTTTGCTTTGGACTTTTAAGCAATTTAAAACTCAAAAGTGGCAATTTGCTTTACTAAATGGAGTCATACTTGGAATAGCTTTACTAACCAAATCAATTGCCTATTTTTTTGTCATTCTTTATCTTCTTTCAGTAGTAATACTATTTATTTCTAATCGCAAAAAGTTGAAAAAATCGCAATTAAAAACGCTGATTTTACAAAGCAGCACGGTTTTGGTTGTAGCTTTTTTTATCCAAGCCTTACAATATATATCATCATTAACTTGGAACATTGGCCCTAAAAACAGCATCTTCCTACTTTCTTTTGCAGAACTTAGCAAACTGCCTTTAAGCTTATGGCGTAACAATGTGTATTCAACGCTACTTTGGCTTTTGACTTATTATCAAGTTCCATTGCTTATTTTGTTTTTGTTTGGTTTTTATCTATATGCCAAAAAGCAAACCACTTCTGCAATCATTTTACTTGCTTGGATTTTACTGCCAATTAGTTTTGAAATCATTACTGCCAAAATGTATTTTCCCCGTTACTTTCTATTTACTTTTGTAGCTTTTGCAATCTTAATAGCTATTGGGATTGATCATCTTTTGAACTATGTCAAAAACAAGTTTTTTCAAATTAGCCTACTAATATTAGTTTTAATTCCTAATTTAAGCCTAGATTATCAACTGCTCTTTGATGTTAGACATGCCAATCTGCCTCAAATTGAAGCTTGGCAATATTTGGAAGGCTGGCCATCAGGTTATGGTTTTGATGAGCTAGTAACATTTATCAATACTAACTATTTAGATAAAAATATTCCTATCAAAATTTTCACTGAAAATGAAACCCTACTTTCTTCCGGTTTGCCACTTTATTTAAACAAAGCTAATCTTTATCAAATTGAACCAGCTTTTGAACTTGGTAAGGATTTACCACAGCAACTACCAATATCTATAACTCAATCAACAAATAAAGCCTTAATTTTACTCCACCATAATCAGGAAATCCCCAAAACTTGGAATGTCGCAGAAGTTAAGAGGATTCCAAGAGGTGATCCAAATCAGTACTTTCTAGTTTATCAACTATAA
- the xth gene encoding exodeoxyribonuclease III, with protein sequence MSKLTLISWNVNGIRAIARKGFAPWLEKVQPDILCLQETKANPNQLDKSLKNIPNYHSYFSSAAKAGYSGVATYTKIKPKQASFGLKYDGIDEEGRVALTEYDDFLLFNVYFPNGKASKERLAYKMKFYDEFLETVSKLTKQGKNVIFCGDVNTAHKPIDLARPKENETISGFLPEERAWLDKVIASGFIDTFRVFNQKPDQYSWWSQRTRARQRNVGWRIDYFFVNSVFAPKVTNAFIMPEVMGSDHCPIGIEIQL encoded by the coding sequence ATGTCAAAATTGACTCTTATTTCCTGGAATGTTAATGGTATTAGAGCTATTGCTAGAAAAGGCTTTGCCCCTTGGCTCGAAAAAGTTCAGCCAGATATTTTATGTTTACAGGAAACCAAAGCTAATCCTAACCAGCTTGATAAAAGTTTAAAAAATATTCCTAATTACCATAGTTATTTTAGTTCAGCTGCTAAAGCTGGTTATAGCGGAGTGGCTACATATACCAAGATAAAACCCAAACAAGCTAGTTTTGGCCTAAAGTATGATGGCATAGACGAGGAAGGTCGGGTAGCCCTGACTGAATACGATGATTTTTTGCTGTTTAACGTCTATTTTCCTAATGGCAAAGCCTCGAAAGAACGGCTTGCTTATAAAATGAAATTTTATGATGAGTTTTTAGAAACAGTCAGCAAGCTGACTAAGCAAGGAAAGAATGTGATTTTCTGTGGAGATGTTAACACAGCTCACAAACCTATTGACCTAGCCAGACCCAAAGAAAATGAAACTATTTCTGGCTTTTTGCCAGAGGAGAGAGCCTGGCTAGATAAAGTCATAGCCAGTGGCTTTATTGATACATTTAGAGTATTCAACCAAAAACCTGATCAGTATTCTTGGTGGAGCCAAAGAACTAGAGCTAGGCAGCGGAATGTCGGCTGGCGGATTGATTATTTTTTTGTAAATAGTGTTTTTGCTCCCAAAGTTACCAATGCCTTTATTATGCCTGAAGTCATGGGTTCAGACCATTGCCCAATCGGGATAGAAATTCAACTATAA
- a CDS encoding NUDIX domain-containing protein — protein sequence MSDQETILIVNENDEVVGSAPRKQAQQQGLWHRIVCVYIVNSKGEIYIQKRGSQVDLYPNVWDHSSAGHVDSGEDVVIAAKRELFEELGIKAKKLTQIAYYKRQSQYKDRVLNRYWYLYEYRYDGPIKLQKSEISEGKFVSPTWLKKDIKDYPDKYTGGCKETFRNYLIYHNL from the coding sequence ATGAGTGATCAAGAGACAATTTTAATTGTTAATGAAAATGATGAAGTTGTGGGTTCAGCTCCGCGCAAGCAAGCTCAGCAACAAGGATTGTGGCATCGGATTGTTTGTGTTTATATTGTTAATTCTAAGGGAGAAATTTACATTCAAAAACGTGGTTCACAAGTTGATCTTTATCCCAATGTGTGGGATCATTCCTCGGCTGGTCATGTTGATAGCGGTGAAGACGTGGTTATAGCAGCTAAAAGAGAGCTTTTTGAAGAATTAGGAATTAAGGCTAAAAAACTAACTCAAATTGCCTACTATAAACGGCAAAGTCAGTATAAAGATCGAGTCTTAAATCGATACTGGTATTTATATGAATACCGATATGACGGGCCAATTAAGCTACAAAAATCAGAAATTAGCGAAGGTAAATTTGTGTCTCCAACTTGGCTTAAAAAAGATATAAAAGATTATCCAGACAAGTATACTGGTGGATGTAAGGAAACATTTAGGAACTATCTTATCTATCATAATTTATGA
- a CDS encoding HD domain-containing protein, whose product MNQKIISKTKAFVKNYFAKDTTGHDYAHTYRVWQMARKIYQKEKQGDLRIIELAALLHDVGDWKKSQQLEYEGASQVKKWLEKLAVKQDAIDHIIFICQHISFKGAEVENKITSIEGKIVQDADRLEAMGAIGIARTFIYGGAVGRSMHDPTKKPVLASKYIIQSKEQSTTINHFYEKLLLLKNRMHTKTAKKLAQGRHEFMQAYLKQFYKEWEGKA is encoded by the coding sequence ATGAATCAAAAGATAATTAGTAAAACCAAAGCTTTTGTTAAAAACTATTTTGCTAAAGATACCACTGGTCATGATTATGCTCATACCTATCGAGTTTGGCAGATGGCTAGAAAGATTTATCAAAAAGAAAAGCAAGGCGATTTGAGAATTATCGAACTAGCAGCTCTACTCCATGATGTGGGTGACTGGAAAAAAAGCCAACAACTAGAATATGAAGGGGCCAGCCAAGTTAAAAAATGGCTAGAAAAACTAGCTGTAAAACAAGATGCAATTGATCATATTATTTTCATTTGCCAACACATTTCTTTCAAAGGCGCAGAGGTCGAAAATAAAATTACCAGTATTGAAGGCAAGATTGTCCAAGATGCTGACCGGCTCGAGGCTATGGGTGCTATTGGGATTGCTAGGACTTTTATATATGGCGGAGCAGTAGGGAGAAGTATGCATGATCCGACTAAAAAACCCGTTTTAGCTAGTAAATATATAATCCAATCCAAAGAACAAAGTACTACTATTAACCATTTTTACGAGAAACTGCTTCTACTTAAAAACAGGATGCATACCAAAACAGCTAAAAAACTAGCGCAAGGACGGCATGAATTTATGCAAGCATATTTAAAGCAGTTTTATAAAGAGTGGGAAGGTAAAGCATAG
- a CDS encoding glutamate racemase — translation MNNQAIGIFDSGIGGLTVATQIAKVLPNESLVYLGDTARVPYGTRGSSVIKQFSKELVTFLLSKKVKALVVACNTISAVALEDLFKNCPVPIIGVVKPTVAEVIKTSKSKRVGVIGTKATIASQIYKKEIYELDPLFQVYQVAAPMLVPLVEEGLQNHGATKLLLLEYLDPILDKIDTLVLGCTHYPLLTHTIKELINPKITIVESGLPTARALQELLQKKQLLAQKKSAQSKFYFTDLTEQTKKIAGQFFGGQKPQPIEKIKL, via the coding sequence ATGAATAATCAAGCTATTGGTATTTTTGATTCTGGGATTGGCGGACTGACTGTAGCTACCCAAATTGCTAAAGTTTTACCAAACGAATCATTAGTATATTTGGGCGATACAGCTCGAGTGCCCTATGGTACTAGAGGATCAAGCGTTATTAAACAATTTTCAAAAGAGTTAGTTACATTTCTCCTTTCTAAAAAAGTAAAAGCATTAGTGGTAGCTTGCAATACTATTTCAGCGGTAGCTTTGGAAGATCTTTTCAAAAATTGCCCTGTGCCAATTATCGGAGTTGTCAAACCAACTGTAGCCGAAGTAATCAAAACGTCCAAAAGCAAGCGGGTTGGAGTGATTGGCACTAAAGCCACTATTGCTAGCCAAATTTATAAAAAAGAAATATATGAACTTGATCCTTTGTTTCAAGTCTACCAAGTGGCGGCACCGATGTTGGTACCTTTAGTTGAAGAAGGTTTGCAAAATCATGGTGCTACCAAATTACTACTGCTGGAATATCTTGATCCGATTTTAGATAAAATTGACACTTTAGTTTTAGGTTGTACTCATTATCCACTTTTAACTCATACCATTAAAGAATTAATAAATCCTAAAATTACTATTGTTGAATCCGGTTTGCCAACTGCCAGAGCTTTGCAAGAACTTTTACAAAAAAAGCAGTTATTAGCCCAAAAAAAATCAGCACAATCCAAATTTTATTTTACTGATCTAACCGAGCAAACTAAAAAAATAGCTGGACAGTTTTTTGGCGGGCAAAAACCACAACCTATTGAGAAAATAAAACTATGA
- a CDS encoding EamA family transporter codes for MTWLIFAFLSATFAALTAILAKIGIKDVNSNLATAIRTVVILLFAWGIVFAQGTYKQLGSISKYTLLFLILSGLATGMSWLFYFRALQLGNANKVVPIDKMSLVFTIILAALLLKEKITWSVALGTILMTAGTLIIALVK; via the coding sequence ATGACCTGGCTTATCTTTGCTTTTTTATCAGCAACCTTTGCTGCCCTGACTGCCATTTTAGCAAAAATTGGTATTAAAGACGTTAATTCCAATTTAGCTACCGCTATCCGCACTGTGGTAATTTTACTGTTTGCTTGGGGCATTGTCTTTGCTCAAGGCACATACAAACAGCTTGGCAGTATCAGCAAATATACTCTACTGTTTTTAATCTTGTCTGGATTAGCTACAGGCATGTCATGGCTATTTTATTTTCGGGCTTTGCAGCTGGGAAATGCCAATAAGGTGGTACCTATTGACAAAATGAGTCTAGTTTTTACGATTATCTTAGCAGCCCTGCTTTTAAAGGAAAAGATTACTTGGTCAGTAGCTTTAGGAACTATTTTGATGACAGCCGGAACACTTATAATTGCACTTGTGAAATAA
- a CDS encoding CapA family protein, whose translation MKTLFKNVLILFILFSISILSSFFIFKKNQNSPIILKPNFTINPTPTQILYSPQVPSINQILNDNHDWTATLSAQKLRTLIVTGDVIPARSVNTQTLKANDFTWAFAKTADFLKTADVTFINLETPLIPNCQLTDEGMHFCGDQRHIQGLTFAGVDVANLANNHTGNYGLDGLEQTEALLNQAGIETTGFEDNLAIKNVRGIRFAFLGYNEVPDSGSDISLAEPQKIRKEITQTKTKADVIIVTFHWGTEYTTQITDNQRQLAHLAIDNGADLIIGNHPHWVQPLEIYKGKLITYAHGNFIFDQMWSQETREGVVGKYTFYDDKLIDAQFFPVQIDDYGQPHFVTNQNQKQRIMAKLNPKNSVY comes from the coding sequence ATGAAAACGCTTTTTAAAAACGTTCTTATTTTATTTATTTTATTTTCCATTTCAATACTCAGCTCTTTTTTCATTTTTAAAAAAAATCAAAATAGCCCAATTATCTTAAAACCAAACTTTACAATCAACCCTACTCCAACTCAAATTCTATACAGCCCTCAAGTTCCATCTATCAATCAAATTTTAAATGACAATCATGACTGGACAGCTACCTTATCAGCTCAAAAACTCAGAACACTAATAGTTACTGGCGATGTTATCCCGGCTCGGTCTGTTAATACCCAAACATTAAAAGCCAATGATTTTACTTGGGCCTTTGCTAAAACTGCTGATTTTTTAAAAACAGCTGATGTTACTTTTATCAACCTAGAAACGCCACTTATCCCAAATTGTCAACTAACTGATGAAGGGATGCACTTTTGTGGCGATCAACGTCATATTCAAGGTTTAACTTTTGCTGGAGTGGATGTAGCTAATCTGGCCAATAATCACACTGGTAATTATGGTTTAGACGGCTTGGAACAAACTGAAGCCTTACTCAATCAAGCTGGGATTGAAACTACTGGTTTTGAAGATAATCTAGCTATAAAAAATGTGCGAGGAATACGTTTTGCTTTTCTAGGCTATAACGAAGTCCCGGATTCAGGCTCAGACATTAGTTTGGCAGAGCCTCAAAAAATTAGAAAAGAAATTACTCAAACTAAGACTAAAGCTGACGTAATTATTGTTACTTTTCATTGGGGGACAGAATACACTACCCAAATTACCGACAATCAAAGACAATTAGCTCATTTAGCTATTGATAACGGCGCTGATTTGATAATTGGCAACCATCCTCACTGGGTTCAGCCACTGGAAATATATAAGGGCAAATTAATCACTTATGCTCATGGCAATTTTATTTTTGACCAAATGTGGTCTCAGGAAACTCGTGAAGGAGTAGTGGGCAAATACACGTTTTATGATGATAAATTAATAGATGCGCAATTTTTCCCAGTTCAAATTGATGACTACGGCCAACCGCATTTTGTAACTAATCAAAATCAAAAACAACGCATTATGGCTAAACTAAATCCAAAAAATTCTGTATACTAA